The sequence below is a genomic window from Etheostoma cragini isolate CJK2018 chromosome 20, CSU_Ecrag_1.0, whole genome shotgun sequence.
ACATTGATTATCTGTCTTGGACATAAGAGtgaatacatttgaaatgttgtgGGCATTTAAACAAGTCATAACTGAAAACCTTCATACAAGACAGGAGGTTAGCATGGTAACAGTCTGAACTCTTGAAGGGTGTACATCTAGTGCAAAAACAGTGGATCCACAGCTCCACTTCAAGGGCATGGAGGTCTGAAAACAATCACATGAAAAGAACACATCGGAAAAATAATCACGGTAGACTTGGGCAAATTGTTTTGGTGCCATTTAAGGAAAGAATACTTAAATTTGCTCGGTATAACAAACAAAGTGTGCTAGACCTCCGAAACGCATGCAAAAGTCATCACAACATGAATCTAAATATCTTTTTATAGATCCTTTAAACTTTCCCACCCAGCCTTTCTCTAGTGTGCTACATCTTAAACAACATCCAGCCACCCAGCAGCTGTGTAGTAATAGGCATTAGATCAAGTGGCATAACTTAAATATAATACACATTATATCATTACACAATAGGGGAAGTTGCATGATTAGAACAGTAACTAGACATTTATTAGCAATAGTATTAATGTCATATACATATAATATGccaattaaaaacatatttttaaatgtttgcgtTGCATAAAAGACTTAAACAGTGTTTTGATGTTAAAGTCTTGATTCAGTGTAGTTATTCCACTGTTGATTATGCACTTCCTGGTTGTTTGTTATTGCACCTTGGTTTTGTCAATTAACATAATACCTATTAATTAGAGCTAACGGCTTTCAGTGTCAACAATCAAAATTcctaatattattattagctgTTGAACCTGGGTTTGCTGGCTGTCACCACTCTTGTCTGACCAGTCACTGATGTTCAGTACTGCAAACTCCACCCCAATACTTCCAGAGTCATCAAAACGTACTCACAGTTTGACATGTAGCATGTAACTTAAGAAAGGCTGGCCTTAAAACATCTGTGCAgattaaaaaagatattttgatTACAAGTTAAGATGTGATAGACTTTTTCCATGTGCAAAAGGTTTGTTCCCAATAATTTGAATGACACTGAGGGATCATGTTCAAACGTAATACCATACCAAAGAAACTGGAGGAgtaagaaaaccaaaacagaaagcaaataaaagaaaataagaatagATAAATGTTCCATTGAGGTGAGGTGCAAAACGCTTTGTTCCGAGAAGTTGTTCCCTCTTTGGAAAATTAGTAAATCAACTTGTCTGGTCACCTGGGAAACTTCAGAAAATTAAACCTCACACCACATTGCCTTTCAGTTCCTAACCATCTCATATTGCCTTCATCTCAAATTTTCTCAATACTCATTCTGGCAGAGCACGTTGAATAAGGCATTCCCGGGGTGTGTAGAGGTCATTGAAGATTGATACATGTTGAAgtgcaaaacatttaacaagaaCAACGTACTGTAcaaaactactactacaaccACACGTATACCAAAATATGAACATTGTCCGGTAGAGGAATCTCAGAGCATCATGGCatcttcttgaaaaaaaaaaaaaaacacactaccATGTATAAAAGTTGGTTGTCTCCGTCCCGCGGGGACCGTATGTtgcctctccccccccccctccccaaataaaaacagacccGTGTTAGATTTTACAGTGCCATTAGGAGTCCAGTTCTTCTGAGAGATGGGGAGACCCCCCTCACCTCGGTCCTGCTCCACCTCCTCCATCAATGAACCCCCTGTCAAAGAGAAGGCTGAGCAGAGCTGCGGCCAGGCGCCACCACATCCGCCCCTGGTTCCTTTGGTTTCGATGATACTGAAGCAacaaatgaagacaaaacaTACCAAAGTTAGTAAACTGTACCAAAACTCTACAACATGAAGTACTAGAAATAGTCACTGGTTTGGGTTTTCAGTTTGAACATAAGTGTGTTTTGCCTCTGGTGTGTGCCTATTGACAGtgaacaaagtgaaaaaaggtCAACTGAGAAAAGGGTAAGACAAAACTAGACACCAGAACGACACTGATATTTTCACAACAGTCTGCTTCTGTGCCCAACCGTACTTATTAGAGAGGCCTCCCTTTGTGTGTGGGATCCCTACACAATCTGGGCTTCCCAAAAGACATTCTAAACCATAAACACATTCATCATACGGTCACACTTTTTCTGGCAGAGACCAGCAGCCAGTGGCTCAGGACGAGACTCTTTCGGGTTTGCGAGCCAATTGGATTGTGTGCGATTAAGGGGATAATGCTATCTCTGCCATTGAGAAGCGCAGATAAGATAATTGCACCGAATGGGATTAGGGAGCTCTTGATGAGAGGCAGGGAGATCTCTGGAAAACACGTATCTGCATGAGAAAGGTACAGTAGCCCAACAGCTCATAGGCAGACGAAAGGCAGACTCCACAACGCCTGATAATGCTTTGGCTATTTTCAGATCATAAGGGTTGTTAACTAAGGGACGTAAAAATGCACCAAAGTGAACTACCTTGTTCTGAGCATTATTCTGCTAtgtttacaatataaaaaaatataaaaatctaaaGGCAGGAATTAGATATGCCATATTTACATGACTCTTATAGTGGTGTCCAAACATTGACCTAGTTAGCAGCCAAGAACTGCAGTAGTGATAAGCCTCAGGGTTTCTTTACTCTTATCAATTTGTGGTGAACATTGCAGGATTTTACATAAGCTTTTCCAGGTTCCAACCAGCAAGTGTATTATAGTGTTTCTTACTACTTGCTTAACCATGGCAAAGACAGCTGGGAGTCTTGAGAAAACGTACAACTAGAATACAACTTCTCTTTTGTATGACATATCTAAATCTTCCCAGGGGGTATTTTGATAAGGTCACAATAATAGCATAATTTTGCTTCATATAAACATAGGCATTATTTATATGCAACACAGAGTGGCTAAGCTGGTAGCCAGCTTGACTTGCAATgcctcaagttttttttttttaaactaaattaaatgagAGACTACAGTCAGTTACAACTCTGGGATCAAATAAGTATAcgcatgtgtgtttatatatatatatatatatatatatatatatattgtatgtcaATAATGTCTAATAGGTAATGGTGCTTAGAGTTTCAACATTAaagatagtaaaaaaaaaaagtcaaatgagGGATTTATCATGCTTCAAAGATTGTGTATTTACTACAAGCGACATGAGAAGCAATTAACCtttataaacagaaacagaatgaTTCTGTGACACTGCCCTTCTGCCCTACACTCTATCAAgcgagagagacacagagacaaacagaaaaagagagaggagattgAGAAGAAGAAGTGTGCATAGGCATCTCACAACTTCATGAGTCACGCCACCAACTGTCAAAATGAGACTGGTTCTAAATTTAGCCAGCGATACGGCTGCAGAGTCTAGCCAGATGTCGGTTTCGTCACTGTGACACTAGCCTGATGTGCTTTATCAGTGTCCCATGTGGGCTGTCTGTCAAGCCAGCTGCTCAGAAGCTCTGCCTTATCTCTTGAGCAAACAGGCCAGCCTCAATGACAAGAAACTCTGGATTAGTCACATCAGGGGGGAGACAAGGAGACAATTTTTCTATCAGATAAGAGAGTGGCACAAATGGACATCACGGTGAAAAACCATCATCGTCACAACAATGGGTGAAAAGTATATATCCAAAGCTAGCTTGATATGCTTTTATTATCAGTGCAACTCCACTCCTCCCCCATTAAGAAGTGCTGAAAGGAGAGACTGTCGGGCCTTCACTGAACAGTAAAgagataaagacacacacacacacacacacacacgtacacaagcacacatgctTTCAACACCTTCTACTGAAAGCAGTAGGAGTCGtctctcttaaaaaaacatagggATGAAACCTAACTCTGCTCGTTGCCCTGTGCAGGCTGGAGCAGTCTTCCTGCTATTGTGACTGTCATTATTGCCTTGTCTCAAATGGCGGGCCGGCTAATGTCAGCCAACCTCTGGGGACTGCAGTGTTCCCTGCAGCCCTCTCTGACTGAGGAGCAATTTATCTGTCAGCATCCACCAGCACTCCTTCGCTATCTAATCCCTCCTTTCGCCAGGGGCCACGGGCTCCCATGTAGAACACTCACAGCCACATTACTCCCAAATCCATCAGGAAGATGGCAGTCAAAGGCACTTGGATGGCTTAGGGACAAGTGTCTGCACTGAATAACTGCAATCACCTACTGACAGGAGCAGACAGAAATGAGCCCTGGCAAACAGTAACACTATTATGCAGTGAGAGTTTTTGTACTGACTGTCAGACCGTGTGATAGTGAGAAGTGAGAGATACCAAtatacagaaaaacaagtaTGGGTGTATTCATGCAtgagcatgtacacacacacacgcacaatgcAATAAATTGCACAACCAGTGCCTGAAATAGCAATTACAGAGGCTGCAGTGGAATCACACATCCAAAACCACGCATCAGTGTTTTGGTTGTAAAAACATCCCTCAGCGACAGCCAGTCACACAGATTCTGATCACTCACACACTGTTAGAAACGTATGCTCTACGTTTCAACAGTAGTTACACTGGTCTCTATACAAGTTAGAATTTGAAGTCCCCGTACTCTTCATGAGGCCAAAACATTATTCTTTTAATTGCTCATTCACTATCACAAAATCAGTGTATCGGTGTCCTGTCGCTTGTAGCGTCAGGATATGACTTAACAGGACAGTTTTCATTCTGACTGTCGTCCCTGCTGTTTACTCAACCAGCAAAAGTAGCAAAAGCCACTTCCTGATCCCCTGACCCAAGCCTGCCACCGCCGTGCGTCACTAGATCccacacacattacaaaaaccCTCCTGTTTGACTGTCTGTGAGTGTTTGCCAGTGTCACAATACATGAGTCATGCTGAGCTGCATGGTTATAAATAACTTCATAAGTACATGAGAAAATCAAAAACTGTCTAGCCCTTCAGAgagtaaagcaaaaaaaaaaaagaataataaaaaaagattaatatgTGCAGGGGGGTCCCACTTCCCAAAAGACAACTTAAGTTGTTACTTGATCATTTGAGGTTCCTTTTTAAAACTCCTTCCCTCATTTAAATGCTTATATGTGTATCATTAATGATCCCAACCACCCTCTCTAGAGCGGTGTAGACCTCTTATTTGGGTGTAACCTTGCTGAGGGAAGGGGCTGACTGGTGACTACCTGGAACCACAGCTGTCCCCTTGGGGGCTAACACGCTGAGCTTTGGGTTACAACATGTTTGTTAGAACCCACCCCTTTTCCTGGACGTATCAacatgtgtagatgtgtgtgtttaaaagtgcGTGTGTGAATAAATAGGTGTTAGACTGTTAACCACTTGTATAACAAGAGACTCTCCAGAAAATCTCCTGGGggtttgtgtatatttttgatGCAACAGCCAATGGAACAACAATGTCTCACGGTCATACAACACCCCCGCAGCAAAGCAACTTTATGCAGCACACGGTTTTAGTGGACAGTGTGACTCTGACCATAGTGTAAAGTGTTGTTTGAGGCCAGGCATCCTCCATGCCAGTTGCCTCCACAGCACACTGAGGAAacgggagaaaaagagagaaagagtgacaTAAATAAACAGGAAGAGAACGCAGGGGGAGGGCCAGGGTTGGTGAGGTGGGGGAAGGGCTGTCCTTGTTCAGCAGTGTATGTGGCTTGAGgttggaggggagggggggctggtCTCTGTAAGTTCTGCATATGCACATGTTGCTCCAAGATAAATATGAAGCATTTGCAATAAAATGGAGTAAACCCTTGTCCTAccataaataaatcattgtcAGATCaacttgggatcaataaataataataaaaagaatgtgTGAATAATGTTATTGGGTGGAATgcacctttttctgttttgatctCAATCTAACACACACTAATTaagacacgcacaaacacaacgTCTAGTTTGATGGCAGTAAAGTTATGCTTAATCTGCAGCATGGCACTATCATAAAATGATTATTGTGTATAAAAGTAACATTggctgataaaaaataaaagctgtgtGGATTGTCCATGTAAGACCCATTAAAGCTACTGATATAATGAGCCATAATTAGAACAACATAGAGCATTACCATTAAGTTAAAGTTGACAATCAGAAGTCTCCAGTCCACACTAAACAAATCACATTTAACTGAGAAAACAGCTCCTGGTAATTAAGGTGGTACACTGGGTCCAAAgtcactgtaaaaataaagaaaaaaagtctctcCTTCATCTCCAAATTGGATCATGTGCAGTTTTTGGTTTCTAAAGTAGCTTACATAACAAATTACATTTCCCCCTGCATGACAAATAATGAGGTGTaagattatttaataatttgttaCTGCTGCTAAAGGTTAAGAACCAAGACGTGTTCACAGCGTTTTTCGTATGGTTATCAGGATAATATTTAAGGGGCTGTCAGAGTCCGACTTGTATAATAGCATGTCCTCCTGGATACTGCATTTTGCCAACTTAGCTTAAGAGTCCTATCTAGATGTATCCAACTAATGACGACAGATTTGGGGGGTTTTCTGGTGGCAGTCACAGATAGCAATATACTAAACACAAGACAGATTTATAACACTCTTACACACGCAACACTTCATGAAGGACACAAAGGGGGAATACTGATACTACGTGGGATATTATTGACAAGTTGCACTTGTTTACCGACATCAAACTAGAGGCCAAGGAGTCTGTACAGCAGGATGCATATTATACTCCTCACCAGTTGTAGGTGTTCCCGGTGAAACTGGTCTCCTATCAGCTGGAGTTTCTGGCCAATGCAGGCCTCCACACTGCGGGCCACTGGTTGCTGGTGGGGAAGCTGCTCCATCCCGTTTTGCTCCCCTTCACTTTCTTGTCCCCTCGCTTCCTGATCCCCAACAAGCTCAAAGTGTGCTGGGAAGTGCAATCGAAAACCTGCGTTGCCTGTTGAGGGTCAAGGCTGAGGCTTA
It includes:
- the bmf1 gene encoding BCL2 modifying factor 1 isoform X2, which gives rise to MDDEEDDVFEPDPHCWRTTFREIKCEDRGTQTPGPTLALNNGMLPCGVAEEPRPLFYGNAGFRLHFPAHFELVGDQEARGQESEGEQNGMEQLPHQQPVARSVEACIGQKLQLIGDQFHREHLQLYHRNQRNQGRMWWRLAAALLSLLFDRGFIDGGGGAGPR
- the bmf1 gene encoding BCL2 modifying factor 1 isoform X1 — protein: MDDEEDDVFEPDPHCWRTTFREIKCEDRGTQTPGPTLALNNGMLPCGVAEEPRPLFYGNAGFRLHFPAHFELVGDQEARGQESEGEQNGMEQLPHQQPVARSVEACIGQKLQLIGDQFHREHLQLCAVEATGMEDAWPQTTLYTMVRVTLSTKTVCCIKLLCCGGVV